In Caldicellulosiruptor morganii, the following proteins share a genomic window:
- the flhB gene encoding flagellar biosynthesis protein FlhB: protein MRLVFDIQLFADTATKTEKATPRKRQEARKRGMVAKSREVTSAFVLLAGVLFLKFGYFLFVNPMKGYSRYFFSNLSYSIEDIADANKLFSSIITITLKLILPFCLAAMTIGILVEWMQSGFLITTESLKMSFQKINPVEGFKRIFSINSIVELIKSILKIVIIGYTGYLYTRTFADKLLEMYDMSLTSVIKFSFNSAINLILWMSVMFFGLAVGDYIFQKLQYERKLMMSKEEVKEEFKQTEGNPQIKSRIRERQRKVSLQRMFQQLPKADVVITNPTHYAVALLYEPEKFDAPRVIAKGKDYIAQKIKEEARKYGIEIVENKDLARSLYNMCEVGDFIPPELYQTVAEVLAYVYSLKNYQKVNVR, encoded by the coding sequence GTGAGATTGGTTTTTGATATTCAGCTATTTGCAGACACTGCTACAAAAACAGAAAAAGCAACCCCTCGTAAAAGACAAGAGGCAAGAAAACGCGGAATGGTAGCAAAGAGCAGAGAGGTTACCTCTGCTTTTGTTTTACTTGCAGGTGTTCTTTTTTTGAAGTTTGGTTATTTTCTTTTTGTAAATCCTATGAAAGGCTATAGCAGGTATTTTTTCAGCAACCTGAGCTATAGTATTGAAGATATAGCCGATGCAAACAAACTTTTTTCAAGTATAATAACCATTACATTAAAGCTGATTTTACCTTTTTGTCTTGCTGCAATGACCATAGGGATTTTAGTTGAATGGATGCAGAGCGGTTTTTTGATTACAACTGAATCTTTGAAAATGAGCTTTCAAAAGATAAATCCTGTTGAGGGCTTTAAAAGGATATTTTCTATTAACTCTATTGTTGAACTTATAAAATCAATTCTGAAAATAGTGATAATAGGATATACAGGTTATCTGTATACCAGAACATTTGCAGATAAACTGCTTGAGATGTATGATATGAGCCTGACCTCTGTTATCAAGTTTTCATTTAACTCGGCGATAAACCTCATTTTATGGATGTCGGTAATGTTTTTTGGACTGGCAGTGGGTGATTATATTTTCCAGAAGCTGCAATATGAAAGGAAACTCATGATGAGCAAAGAAGAGGTCAAAGAAGAGTTCAAGCAGACAGAGGGAAACCCGCAGATAAAGTCAAGGATAAGAGAAAGGCAAAGGAAGGTTTCGCTTCAGAGGATGTTTCAGCAGCTTCCAAAAGCAGATGTTGTTATAACAAACCCGACGCACTATGCTGTTGCACTTCTGTATGAGCCCGAGAAGTTTGATGCGCCACGTGTTATTGCAAAAGGGAAGGATTATATAGCTCAGAAGATCAAAGAGGAAGCCAGAAAATATGGGATTGAGATTGTGGAGAACAAAGACCTGGCAAGAAGCCTTTATAATATGTGCGAGGTTGGTGATTTTATTCCCCCTGAGCTTTATCAAACAGTGGCAGAAGTGCTGGCGTATGTATACAGTCTAAAGAACTATCAGAAGGTGAATGTAAGATGA
- a CDS encoding chemotaxis protein CheA has translation MDISQYLGMFIEEAKDHIQSLNDNMLKLEENPGDLQLINEIFRSAHTLKGMAGTMGFVNMQKLTHAMENVLAAARDGKLRINSNIMDVLFKTIDALEEYLDVIVATGTEGSEQNISLVNSLNGILGRPQEEVALKDKTQGAQFEYDEFVIRAIERANSQGFNVYRLDVELDPNCLLKSARAYLVFKAVEELGEIIHSKPSVQDIEDEKFDFEFSITIVSKESLEKIRDRILSISEIREVKGIEIKETSQIAVQAKQEVTEQETGAITETVKVVRDQKQEAAKKTAQTVRVDIERLDVLMNLVSELIIIKSRIEGLTKKYSDRQFEESIEYLERITTSLHDAVMKVRMVPVERVFSRFPRMMRDLARELGKEFELVMSGEDTEVDRTIVDELGDPLIHLLRNAADHGIEDPEERVKNGKPRSGLIKLSAYHDGNNVVIEVEDDGKGIDIEKVRKKAIEKGLLKEDQLDLSDQEIIDLLFLPSFSTKDKVTNLSGRGVGLDVVKTKIEQLGGMVEVKSEKGRGTKFIIRLPLTLAIIQALLVTVADEIYAIPIASIKEIVDVAKEDIKVVQKGKEIILLRNQVIPIKYLHKIVGLEENPDRKKYTVVIVKRGEKLTGIVVDKLLGQQDIVIKSLGKYLEGVRLVSGATILGDGSVAMILDPNVLVV, from the coding sequence ATGGATATATCTCAGTACTTAGGTATGTTTATAGAGGAGGCAAAGGACCATATTCAGAGTTTAAACGACAACATGCTGAAGTTAGAAGAAAATCCGGGTGATTTGCAGCTCATCAATGAAATTTTTAGGTCTGCTCATACTTTAAAAGGTATGGCGGGCACAATGGGATTTGTAAATATGCAAAAGCTCACACATGCCATGGAGAATGTTCTGGCTGCAGCACGCGATGGCAAACTAAGAATAAATAGTAATATAATGGATGTGCTTTTCAAAACCATTGATGCACTGGAAGAATATCTGGATGTAATTGTGGCAACAGGCACAGAAGGGTCTGAGCAGAATATTTCGCTTGTGAACAGTTTAAATGGTATTCTGGGCAGACCACAGGAAGAAGTGGCTTTGAAAGATAAAACCCAGGGTGCTCAGTTTGAGTATGATGAATTTGTCATTAGAGCTATTGAAAGAGCTAATTCGCAGGGATTTAATGTTTACAGGCTGGATGTTGAACTTGATCCGAATTGTCTTTTAAAGTCTGCCAGGGCTTATCTTGTTTTCAAAGCTGTTGAAGAGCTGGGCGAGATAATTCATTCAAAACCATCTGTGCAGGATATTGAGGATGAAAAATTTGATTTTGAATTTAGTATTACAATTGTCAGCAAAGAATCGCTTGAAAAGATAAGAGATAGAATACTGTCCATTTCAGAGATAAGAGAAGTAAAAGGGATAGAGATTAAAGAGACATCGCAAATAGCAGTGCAAGCAAAGCAGGAAGTGACAGAGCAGGAGACTGGTGCGATAACAGAGACTGTTAAGGTTGTACGTGATCAGAAACAGGAAGCTGCTAAAAAGACAGCTCAGACAGTAAGGGTTGATATAGAAAGATTGGATGTTTTGATGAATCTGGTTAGTGAGCTTATAATCATAAAGAGCAGGATAGAAGGACTAACCAAAAAATATAGCGACAGACAGTTCGAAGAATCAATAGAATACTTAGAGAGAATTACAACAAGTTTGCATGATGCTGTGATGAAAGTGAGAATGGTGCCTGTTGAGAGGGTGTTTTCAAGATTTCCAAGGATGATGAGAGATTTGGCAAGAGAGCTTGGTAAAGAGTTTGAGCTTGTTATGTCGGGTGAGGATACAGAAGTTGACAGGACTATTGTTGATGAGCTTGGTGACCCTCTAATTCATCTTTTGAGAAATGCGGCCGACCATGGCATAGAGGATCCGGAGGAAAGGGTGAAAAATGGCAAGCCAAGAAGCGGACTTATAAAACTCTCTGCTTACCATGATGGCAACAATGTTGTGATAGAGGTTGAAGATGATGGCAAGGGAATTGATATAGAAAAGGTAAGGAAAAAAGCCATTGAAAAAGGGCTTTTGAAAGAGGACCAGTTGGACTTGTCTGATCAGGAAATCATAGATTTACTGTTTTTACCGAGCTTTTCCACAAAGGACAAGGTTACAAACCTCTCGGGAAGAGGTGTGGGGCTTGATGTTGTTAAAACCAAAATTGAGCAACTTGGCGGGATGGTTGAGGTAAAGAGTGAAAAAGGCAGGGGTACGAAGTTTATAATAAGACTTCCTTTGACTCTGGCAATAATTCAAGCCCTGCTTGTAACTGTGGCTGATGAGATTTATGCAATTCCTATTGCTTCGATAAAAGAGATAGTTGATGTTGCAAAAGAGGATATAAAAGTTGTGCAGAAGGGCAAGGAGATAATTCTGCTTCGAAATCAGGTTATTCCAATAAAATATCTACATAAAATTGTGGGACTTGAAGAGAATCCTGACAGGAAGAAGTACACAGTTGTGATAGTAAAGCGTGGGGAGAAGCTTACTGGAATTGTGGTGGATAAGCTTTTAGGTCAGCAGGATATAGTTATCAAGTCGCTCGGGAAATACTTGGAGGGAGTCAGGCTTGTGTCCGGCGCAACAATACTTGGTGATGGGTCTGTTGCAATGATACTTGACCCCAATGTACTGGTTGTATAA
- a CDS encoding flagellar brake protein, which yields MQRIFKVGDKIEIVRIDRRTWEENGVQYVSKIADIKDEYFYVFTPIKEGIYVTFYIDEIVRVYKVMPDGVWLFDATVEDRFKEPEYMIKIKQISDIRKIQRRMFFRLLINLDIYVKLLNPQEKNTDETFQNDFSEGKIVKAITRDISGGGICFLAAEEFNPKDIILTKVPLESEELVLKAEILRKERIDHHAYKFMYGCKFIEARQNEIDRIVRFIFKEQQKIKRKGL from the coding sequence ATGCAAAGAATTTTTAAGGTAGGGGATAAAATTGAGATTGTACGGATAGACAGGCGCACGTGGGAGGAGAATGGTGTACAATATGTTTCCAAGATTGCCGATATAAAAGATGAGTATTTTTATGTGTTTACACCTATTAAGGAAGGCATATATGTAACCTTTTATATTGACGAAATTGTTAGAGTATACAAAGTGATGCCGGATGGCGTGTGGCTGTTTGACGCTACAGTTGAAGACAGGTTCAAAGAGCCAGAATATATGATAAAGATAAAACAGATATCTGATATCCGGAAGATTCAGAGGCGCATGTTTTTCAGACTCCTAATAAATTTAGACATATATGTAAAGCTGTTGAATCCGCAGGAAAAAAATACTGACGAAACTTTCCAGAACGACTTTTCAGAAGGTAAGATAGTAAAGGCGATTACCAGAGATATAAGCGGTGGAGGCATTTGCTTTCTGGCAGCAGAGGAGTTCAATCCAAAAGATATTATCCTGACAAAAGTTCCTCTTGAGAGTGAAGAACTTGTGTTGAAAGCCGAAATCCTGAGAAAGGAAAGGATAGATCATCATGCATACAAATTTATGTATGGATGCAAATTCATAGAGGCAAGGCAGAATGAGATAGACAGGATTGTAAGATTTATATTCAAAGAACAGCAGAAGATAAAACGCAAAGGACTGTAA
- the flhF gene encoding flagellar biosynthesis protein FlhF has translation MKVKRYLAHDMQEALIRIKADLGKDAVILSTKKVRQKGLLGFFKKPLIEVTAACEDEKLIKKEEEIKKSENLALSFQMTQIKELEKKIESLERTIKEVIKETNVEPETKEASRRNFLDVMRENLKRNGVEDDILDQLLSKVSGDGSINNIVNSMYREIKNMLGMPWNFNLDSNKPQVVFFVGPTGVGKTTTIAKIAAKLMFEEGKRVGFITADTYRIAAVEQLKTYAEIMNIKTRVWYEVDEYDQIIKSFEDSDIILVDTAGRSHKNQEHMDELKAFFKKATPDEVFLLLSATTQPGIFREIVNSYSFIEDYKVIITKVDEVSSYGNILNIRHYTQKPIAYVTTGQNVPDDIQQFNPEYFAKLIIGSKVL, from the coding sequence ATGAAGGTAAAAAGGTATTTGGCTCATGATATGCAGGAAGCTCTCATCAGAATAAAGGCAGACCTTGGAAAAGATGCAGTAATTCTTTCCACAAAGAAGGTGAGACAAAAAGGACTGCTGGGTTTTTTCAAAAAGCCTCTTATAGAAGTGACTGCAGCCTGTGAGGATGAAAAACTGATAAAAAAGGAAGAGGAGATTAAAAAGTCAGAAAATTTGGCTCTGAGCTTTCAGATGACTCAAATAAAGGAGCTTGAGAAGAAGATAGAGTCTTTGGAAAGGACAATAAAAGAAGTTATAAAAGAAACAAATGTGGAACCTGAGACAAAGGAAGCATCCAGGAGGAACTTTTTGGATGTGATGCGGGAGAATTTGAAAAGAAATGGTGTTGAAGATGATATTCTTGACCAGCTTTTGAGCAAAGTCAGTGGTGATGGTTCAATAAACAATATAGTGAACAGTATGTACAGAGAGATAAAAAACATGCTGGGGATGCCCTGGAATTTTAATCTTGATTCAAATAAGCCACAGGTTGTGTTTTTTGTGGGACCAACCGGTGTGGGGAAGACAACAACAATTGCCAAGATTGCTGCAAAGCTCATGTTTGAAGAAGGCAAAAGGGTGGGATTCATTACAGCTGACACGTACAGAATTGCTGCTGTTGAGCAGCTGAAAACTTATGCCGAGATCATGAACATTAAAACTCGGGTATGGTACGAGGTGGACGAATATGACCAGATAATAAAAAGTTTTGAGGACTCTGATATAATACTTGTTGACACGGCAGGCAGAAGCCATAAAAATCAGGAACATATGGATGAGCTAAAAGCGTTTTTCAAAAAGGCAACTCCCGATGAGGTGTTTTTGCTTTTGAGTGCTACCACCCAGCCGGGTATTTTTAGGGAGATAGTAAACTCATATTCTTTTATAGAGGATTATAAGGTCATAATAACAAAGGTTGATGAGGTATCAAGCTATGGGAATATATTGAATATAAGACATTATACCCAGAAACCCATTGCATATGTAACAACAGGTCAAAATGTTCCTGATGACATACAGCAGTTTAATCCAGAGTATTTTGCAAAACTCATAATAGGGAGTAAGGTTTTATGA
- the fliQ gene encoding flagellar biosynthesis protein FliQ produces the protein MDVSVVLEIARQAILTAFYIAGPILIVSMVVGIIVSVLQATTQINEQTLTFVPKLIAIAISLLIFGSWMLTKAVEFTKYLLTNINQFVK, from the coding sequence ATGGATGTATCGGTTGTTTTGGAGATTGCAAGACAGGCAATACTGACTGCATTTTATATTGCGGGACCCATTTTGATTGTATCCATGGTTGTGGGGATAATTGTTTCGGTTTTGCAGGCAACAACACAGATTAATGAGCAGACTCTTACATTTGTACCCAAGCTTATTGCAATTGCAATTTCGCTTTTAATATTTGGCAGCTGGATGCTTACAAAGGCTGTGGAATTTACAAAATACCTTTTAACAAATATAAACCAGTTTGTGAAGTAA
- a CDS encoding chemotaxis protein CheW: MEQYLVFRLADEYYALVVSFIENIEKMMPITRVPNTKEYIKGVVNLRGEIVPVIDLREKIGVTKEEFSDETRILIINWKNEFKVGLIIDEVLDVVYLAKEDFDAATRDRNEFTFSIARKGDMLINIINLEDVLFEKTEEV, encoded by the coding sequence ATGGAACAATATCTTGTTTTCAGGTTGGCTGATGAATATTACGCTCTTGTGGTGAGCTTTATAGAGAACATTGAGAAGATGATGCCAATTACGCGGGTGCCAAATACCAAAGAGTATATAAAAGGTGTTGTGAATCTGCGCGGGGAGATTGTGCCTGTGATTGACCTGCGGGAGAAGATAGGGGTAACAAAAGAAGAATTTAGTGATGAAACCAGAATATTGATTATAAACTGGAAAAATGAGTTCAAGGTAGGATTGATTATTGATGAGGTTTTGGATGTGGTTTATCTTGCCAAGGAGGATTTTGATGCTGCTACAAGAGACAGGAATGAGTTTACTTTTTCAATCGCAAGAAAAGGCGATATGCTGATAAATATAATAAACTTGGAAGATGTGTTGTTTGAAAAGACTGAGGAGGTTTAA
- a CDS encoding chemotaxis protein CheC, with protein MNFSNSEINEMYLDVLKELGNIGTGNAISALAMMIGKRIDMKVPIVKIVDLRQVPEILGGAEIPIVGILLNVEGDIDGFIMLVMSQASAHVLVNMLLGTSLNEYSEFTDIEKSALMEIGNILAGAYLTALSTLTGFKMIQSVPQLAEDMAGAILSFPAIQFGETGDTALYIETEIFEQSSRIIADFFLIPTEESYKKMLRALGVV; from the coding sequence ATGAACTTTTCAAATAGCGAGATAAATGAGATGTATCTGGATGTTCTCAAAGAGCTTGGGAATATCGGGACAGGCAATGCAATTTCTGCACTTGCTATGATGATTGGAAAGCGCATTGATATGAAAGTACCTATTGTTAAGATTGTGGATTTGCGCCAGGTGCCTGAGATTCTGGGTGGTGCAGAAATACCAATTGTAGGTATACTTTTGAATGTTGAGGGTGATATAGACGGATTTATTATGCTTGTGATGTCGCAAGCATCAGCGCATGTTCTGGTAAACATGCTCCTTGGTACCTCTTTAAATGAGTATAGTGAATTTACTGACATAGAAAAATCTGCTTTGATGGAAATAGGGAATATTTTGGCAGGGGCGTATTTAACAGCGCTTTCTACACTCACAGGATTTAAAATGATTCAATCTGTCCCGCAGCTTGCAGAAGACATGGCAGGAGCGATACTGAGTTTTCCTGCAATTCAATTTGGTGAGACTGGAGACACTGCTCTTTATATAGAAACAGAGATTTTTGAACAAAGCAGCAGAATTATTGCTGATTTCTTTTTAATACCAACTGAAGAGTCATACAAAAAAATGCTAAGGGCACTGGGAGTAGTATAG
- the fliR gene encoding flagellar biosynthetic protein FliR, which produces MEEIFNYLLDSSYILFLVLSRISGIFIASPIFGRRNIPAYFKIGFAFFLSIIVMLSYNFNYVLPQNLIQFVLTVAREFVVGLVIGFISYMIFATILLAGQIVDNAIGFGMANVIDPLNEVQVPLLGNFLYLYMLVIFFATDNHHILIRAVVYSYKLVPLDYHSILPRISQKFVTFFIELFVIGIEISLPILMSMLIVDIILGILSRSVPQMNVFMVGLPVKIALGFLVLVTVLPIMNKMIFVLLDRLSTYTFEALRGGFK; this is translated from the coding sequence ATGGAGGAGATTTTTAACTATCTTTTAGATAGTTCATATATACTCTTTCTTGTTCTATCGCGTATAAGTGGGATTTTTATTGCATCTCCTATATTTGGAAGAAGAAATATTCCTGCATATTTCAAGATAGGTTTTGCGTTTTTTTTAAGTATTATTGTAATGCTGTCGTATAATTTTAACTATGTTTTGCCCCAGAATCTAATACAGTTTGTCCTGACAGTTGCCAGGGAGTTTGTTGTGGGGCTTGTAATAGGGTTTATATCATACATGATATTTGCTACAATTCTTCTTGCGGGTCAGATTGTTGATAATGCAATTGGTTTTGGGATGGCAAACGTGATTGACCCCCTGAATGAGGTTCAGGTGCCACTGCTTGGAAACTTTTTGTACCTGTACATGCTTGTTATATTCTTTGCCACTGATAATCACCATATTTTGATAAGGGCAGTTGTGTACAGTTATAAATTGGTGCCATTGGATTATCATAGTATTCTACCTCGGATTTCACAGAAATTTGTGACATTCTTTATAGAACTGTTTGTGATTGGAATAGAGATTAGTTTGCCTATTTTGATGAGTATGCTTATAGTTGATATTATACTTGGGATATTGTCAAGGTCAGTGCCACAGATGAATGTATTTATGGTGGGGCTGCCGGTCAAGATTGCTCTGGGTTTTCTGGTGCTTGTGACAGTTCTTCCAATTATGAACAAGATGATTTTTGTTTTACTTGATAGGCTCAGCACCTATACATTTGAAGCTTTGAGAGGGGGCTTTAAGTGA
- a CDS encoding chemotaxis protein CheD → MIETIKVGMADLNVAKYPNALTTLGLGSCVGVCIYDGKNKIIGMIHIMLPYSWGVKNNSNPAKFADTGIPLLISKMESIGSNKKNMVAKLAGGAQMFEVTRSEFMNIGKRNVEAAKKVLADLNIPIVAEDTGGNYGRTIIFYSEDGRVEIKTIGKGTKII, encoded by the coding sequence ATGATCGAAACAATTAAAGTGGGAATGGCAGATTTAAATGTGGCAAAATATCCAAATGCACTTACCACACTTGGTCTTGGCTCATGTGTTGGAGTTTGTATTTATGATGGTAAGAATAAAATAATTGGCATGATACATATAATGCTTCCCTACAGCTGGGGTGTAAAAAACAACAGTAATCCTGCAAAGTTTGCTGATACAGGCATTCCTCTTTTGATTTCAAAAATGGAGAGTATTGGTTCAAACAAAAAAAATATGGTTGCGAAGCTTGCAGGCGGTGCACAGATGTTTGAAGTAACAAGAAGTGAATTTATGAACATTGGAAAGCGCAATGTGGAGGCAGCAAAGAAAGTTCTGGCTGATTTGAATATTCCAATTGTTGCTGAAGATACGGGTGGTAATTATGGTAGAACAATTATATTCTACTCAGAAGATGGTAGAGTTGAAATAAAAACAATCGGGAAGGGAACCAAAATTATCTAA
- the flhA gene encoding flagellar biosynthesis protein FlhA encodes MNFKGATISIFAIVIVLAMILPVPPSLLDVLIAVNLALALVIFLNSINIKEALDFSVFPSLLLFTTLLRLSLNISTTRQILTGQGENVRIVYTFGNFVIGSNIVVGVIIFFIIIIIQFIVITRGAERVSEVAARFTLDAMPGKQMAVDADLNAGIITEEEARVRRSKIQKEADFYGAMDGASKFVKGDAIAAILITFINAIGGLIIGVAMRGEDVSEAIQKYLLLSVGDGIAAQIPALLISTATGIVVTKAADESKLSENLIRQLFEYHPKVLYTVGGILAILSLIPTMPKLSLLILSGTMVSMGFRMNSSLKRIETMEVEKTEEKEIEELRKPENVMNLLYVDPIEVEFGYGIIPLADRDQGGDLLERVVMIRRQLALELGIIVPTIRLRDNISLSPYEYRINIKGVEVARAELISDSLLAINPGFVTEQIQGIATKEPAFGLDAIWIPSSMKEKAEMAGYTVVDLPSIISTHLTEIIRRHAHELLTRQDVQKLIDNVKETNPVLVDELVPKLMTIGEIQKVLANLLKERISIRDMVTILETLADWASTTKDVDILTEYVRQAMARYITKKYVPGNTLEAVTLSPEVEEAIMNSIQKTDQGSFVNLPPDYIQRLINNLSNILEKLLSSASQPIVVCSPIVRIYFRRLIENVFPDVVVLSYNEILPSVQIKSVGMVEV; translated from the coding sequence ATGAATTTTAAAGGTGCCACAATTTCGATATTTGCAATAGTGATAGTCCTTGCCATGATACTTCCTGTTCCGCCCAGCCTGCTTGACGTTTTGATAGCAGTCAACCTTGCACTTGCACTTGTTATTTTTCTCAATAGCATAAATATAAAAGAAGCTCTGGATTTTTCTGTTTTTCCGTCGCTTCTTTTGTTCACAACGCTGCTCAGGCTTTCTCTGAATATTTCAACAACAAGGCAGATATTAACCGGGCAAGGTGAGAATGTTAGGATTGTCTATACATTTGGCAACTTTGTTATTGGTAGTAATATAGTAGTTGGTGTTATAATATTTTTTATAATTATCATTATACAGTTCATTGTGATAACAAGGGGTGCAGAGCGAGTTTCGGAGGTTGCGGCAAGGTTTACACTTGATGCTATGCCGGGGAAGCAAATGGCAGTTGATGCAGATCTTAATGCCGGGATTATAACCGAAGAAGAGGCGAGGGTTCGAAGAAGCAAGATTCAAAAAGAAGCTGATTTTTATGGAGCAATGGACGGTGCGAGCAAGTTTGTAAAAGGTGATGCCATTGCAGCCATTTTGATTACGTTTATAAACGCAATTGGTGGTCTTATTATTGGTGTGGCAATGAGAGGTGAAGATGTTTCTGAGGCTATACAGAAGTATCTTTTGCTTTCTGTTGGTGATGGGATTGCAGCACAAATTCCGGCTCTTTTGATATCAACTGCAACTGGTATTGTTGTGACAAAAGCAGCCGATGAGAGCAAGCTTTCAGAGAATTTAATCCGGCAGCTTTTTGAATATCACCCAAAGGTGCTATATACTGTTGGCGGGATTCTGGCGATACTGTCACTTATTCCTACGATGCCAAAGCTATCACTTCTCATTCTCTCTGGTACCATGGTGTCAATGGGTTTTAGGATGAATTCAAGCTTGAAGAGGATTGAGACAATGGAGGTTGAGAAAACAGAGGAAAAGGAAATTGAAGAGCTGAGAAAGCCTGAAAATGTGATGAACCTTCTATATGTTGACCCGATTGAGGTTGAATTTGGATATGGTATAATTCCCTTAGCCGACAGGGATCAGGGTGGTGACCTTTTAGAACGTGTTGTAATGATAAGAAGACAGCTTGCGCTCGAGCTTGGAATAATTGTTCCAACTATCAGGCTCAGAGATAATATTTCACTGAGTCCTTATGAATACAGAATAAATATAAAAGGTGTAGAGGTTGCAAGGGCAGAGCTTATAAGCGATAGTCTTCTTGCTATAAATCCCGGGTTTGTAACAGAACAGATACAGGGAATAGCTACAAAAGAACCGGCGTTTGGCCTTGATGCAATCTGGATACCTTCTTCAATGAAAGAGAAAGCCGAGATGGCAGGTTATACAGTTGTGGATCTTCCATCTATTATATCCACACATCTTACAGAGATAATAAGGCGACATGCACATGAGCTTTTGACAAGGCAGGATGTGCAAAAGCTAATTGACAATGTGAAGGAAACCAATCCTGTGCTGGTGGACGAACTTGTTCCCAAGTTGATGACAATTGGTGAGATACAGAAGGTTCTGGCAAATCTGCTCAAAGAACGGATTAGTATAAGAGACATGGTGACAATCTTAGAGACCCTTGCTGACTGGGCTTCCACTACAAAGGATGTGGACATTCTCACAGAGTATGTAAGACAGGCAATGGCAAGGTATATTACAAAGAAGTATGTCCCGGGTAATACCTTGGAGGCTGTAACACTTTCACCTGAGGTAGAAGAGGCTATCATGAACTCTATTCAAAAAACTGATCAGGGCAGTTTTGTAAATCTTCCTCCAGACTACATCCAGAGACTTATCAATAATCTCAGCAATATTCTGGAAAAGCTTCTGAGCAGTGCCTCGCAGCCTATCGTGGTCTGTTCGCCGATTGTTAGGATTTATTTCAGGAGGCTTATTGAGAACGTCTTTCCAGATGTTGTTGTTCTTTCATACAATGAGATTTTACCCAGTGTGCAAATAAAATCTGTTGGGATGGTGGAAGTCTGA
- a CDS encoding MinD/ParA family protein produces MRDQAQGLRNLVMKVNTFEKPVQDVENGSKVITITSGKGGVGKTNLTVNLAIALGKMGINVLVIDADLGLSNVEVLLGTSPKFTVKDVLEGKKEIMSVIEEGPHGVKFISGGSGIVDLANLDEERLLRLVECAEAINRYFDIVLIDTGAGISKNVMEFVMMADEVIVVTTPEPTSITDAYAVIKAIIRRDFERRINILVNRVQNSKEAEEIFFRLNGVIKRFLQREVEYIGYIEEDAVVSKSVIKQVPFMISYERSSISKQVEQVARKLVHDEDMVSKDRQRGFARFVESVVKMFRER; encoded by the coding sequence ATGAGAGACCAGGCACAAGGTTTAAGAAATCTCGTTATGAAAGTGAATACCTTTGAAAAGCCTGTACAGGATGTGGAAAATGGCTCAAAAGTAATTACAATTACAAGTGGGAAAGGTGGAGTTGGCAAAACAAACCTGACTGTAAATTTAGCTATTGCTTTAGGGAAAATGGGTATTAATGTACTTGTAATAGATGCAGATCTGGGTCTTTCAAATGTGGAAGTACTTCTTGGGACATCACCAAAATTCACCGTAAAAGATGTGCTGGAAGGTAAAAAAGAGATAATGTCGGTGATTGAAGAAGGCCCGCACGGGGTTAAATTTATCTCGGGTGGCTCTGGCATAGTTGACCTGGCCAACTTAGATGAGGAGAGACTTTTGAGGCTGGTTGAATGTGCAGAGGCTATTAACAGATACTTTGACATTGTATTGATTGATACCGGTGCAGGCATTTCAAAGAATGTAATGGAGTTTGTTATGATGGCTGATGAGGTAATTGTTGTGACCACACCAGAGCCCACATCCATTACAGATGCATATGCTGTAATAAAAGCTATTATCAGGAGGGATTTTGAACGCAGAATAAACATTTTGGTAAACAGAGTGCAAAATTCAAAAGAAGCCGAGGAGATTTTTTTCAGGCTAAACGGGGTTATAAAAAGGTTTTTGCAGCGCGAAGTAGAATATATAGGTTATATAGAGGAAGATGCTGTTGTATCAAAATCGGTTATCAAACAGGTGCCCTTTATGATATCATATGAAAGGAGCAGTATTTCAAAGCAGGTAGAACAGGTTGCCAGAAAACTTGTCCATGATGAGGATATGGTAAGCAAAGACAGGCAAAGAGGCTTTGCAAGGTTTGTAGAAAGTGTGGTTAAAATGTTCAGAGAGCGATAA